The segment GCTGCTTGAGCCAGTGGACGAGATAGCCCGTGCCGCAGCCGACATCGAGCACGGTCTTGCCGGCAATCGTCCCGGCGATGCGTTCGAGGCACGCTTCCGAATTGTCGGTTTCGTCCTGCACGCGCGGCATGCGTTCGTAGACCGAGCGATATTCCTCGGCGGTCACAAAGGGAATGCGCGCACGGAAACGCTCGATATCGTCGACCAGCGGGCCCCAGTGCCGCCGGAACAGCCAGCGCATCGGCCCGGAATCGCGGATAAAGGGGGGAATGATCTCTTCGAGTATGGTGCGAATGGCGTTAACGGTTTCGCGTTTCATTCCGGGTGAAATCCCTAGCGGGTGCAAGCGGCGGGAGGCGCGCTTGCCCTTTCCGCGCGACGCCTTAAAGCATTTGCGCTCAGGTTCAAGCGGTGAGGAAAATGAGCATATCAGGCGCGGGCGCGGCATGGAAACGACTGCTGCGCGAGGACCAGTGGCGCCTCTGGACGCTGCTGATCTGGCTGGGAATTACGATCTATATGATCGTCAAATTCTGGGGGCGGATCCACTGGTTCGCCCTGGGCGACACCGACGATAATCTGCGCATGATGGAAGTCCGCGCCTGGCTGGACGGGCAAGGCTGGTACGATCTGCGCCAATATCGGCTCAATCCGCCCGAAGGGTTCAACATCCACTGGTCGCGGCTGGTCGACATTCCGATCGCCGGCATCATCCTTGCGGTGAAACCGCTGTTCGGGACGGCGGTGGCCGAACGCGCGGCGATTGCACTCGCCCCACTCCTGCCGCTTGGCGTCGTGCTGCTGGGTCTTGGCGCGGCCGTGCGACGACTGGTTGCGCCGTGGAGCTTTCCGCTGGTGGCGATGCTGCTGGTGCTCGGCGCTGGTTCGGCGGCCGGCATGTTCACGCCGGCGCGGATCGATCATCATAACTGGCAACTGGCGATGCTTGCCGTCATCGTCGCGGGGCTTGCCGACAGCGATCGTCGGCACGGCGGCCTGACCATCGGGATCGGCAGCGCCTTGTCGCTGGTCATCGGACTGGAGATGATGCCCTATCTGGGGCTCGCGGGTGCCGCGGTCGTGCTGCGCTGGATTTGGGACAAGGCCGAAGCCGCACGGCTGCAGACCTATGCCATCGCGCTCGCGGGGGGATCGGCGCTCGGCTATCTCGTCTTCGCATCCTATGACAACCGCATGCCGCGCTGCGACGTGCTGTCGCCGGTATGGATGTCGACCATGGTGCTCGCCGGCGCGCTTTTGTTCGTGCTGGCGCGGATGCGGCTCGAAAGCCGCGGCGCGCGGCTGGGCGCCTCGGTCGTTGCGGCGGGCATTCTGGGCGCCTTTTTCATAGGCGTCTGGCCGCATTGTCTGGGCCGCCCCGAAGGGGTGTCCGACGAACTGCAGAAAAGCTGGCTGGACAATATCCGCGAGGTGCGCCCGGTTTACCGCCAGGAATGGCGGGTGATGGCACAGATGCTGGCACTGCCCGTCATCGGGATGATCGGCACCCTCGTCGCGTTCTGGTTCAACCGCCGCGATCGCGACCGGCTGATGGCCTGGGCCTCGGTGGCACTGCTGTCGAGCTGCGGCTTTGCGATGATGTTCTTCCAGAGCCGCGCCGCGCCTGCGGCACAGTTGCTCGCCATCCCCGGTGGCGTCGCGCTGATCTGGCTGGTCCTTCCCATCGTTCGCGGCAGCCGTTCCTTCCTGATCCGCGTCGTGGGAACGGTGGCGCTGGTGCTTATCGGCTCAGGCAATATCGTCAGCGGCGCGATCGCGCTCATGCCCAAAAAGGCGGAAACCGCCGCGCGCGTGAAGGTCCGCAAGGCGGGCGCCGCGTGCGGGACGATCCCCGCGATGGAACCGCTCGACAAGTTCCCGCGCACGGTGGTGATGACAATGAACGATCTCGGCCCCCGGCTGATCACGCTCACCCATCACGACGCGATTTCGGGCCCCTATCACCGCAATGGCGAGTCGATCCTCGATCTCCACCACGCCTTTGACGGGACGCCCGAGACCGCACGTGCGGTCGCACGCAAGCACGGCGCGACGCTGCTGCTGATCTGCCCGGGCTTTGCCGAGGGCACGGTGTACAGGGCGCGCGCGCCCAAGGGCTTCTATGCGGGGCTCGAGGCCGGGAAGGTGCCCGACTGGCTGGAGCCGCTGCCGCTTCCCGAACATTCGCCCTTCAAGCTGTGGCGGATCAAGGACTGACACGAAAAGGGCGGACCTTCCCGGTGGAAGGCCCGCCCTTTTTCAATGCCCCGTAGCCGGGATCAGCCGAAATTGGCCTTGAGTCCGTCGATCACGAACTGCGCGGCGAGCGCGGCAAGGATGACGCCAAGCAGACGCGTGACCACGGTTTCGACCTTGGGCCCCACTGCGCGCATCAGCGGCCCCGCCGCCAGCAGGCAGAACAGGCTGAGGACCAGAATCACCCCCATCGCGCCGAGCACGACGAGCGTTTCCTCAAGCCCCTTGCTGCGCGCCATCATCAACATGACGCTGGCGATCGAGCCCGGCCCGGCGAGCATCGGGATCGCCATCGGGAAAACCGAGACATCCTCATGCTCGGGGCTGGCCTGCACCTCCTTGGCGCGTTCCTCGCGGCGCTGGGTGCGTTTTTCGAACACCATTTCAAGCGCGATGAGGAACAGCATGATGCCGCCCGCGATGCGGAAGCTGTCGAGGCTGATGCCAAGCGCACCGAGCAGCTTTTCGCCGAACAGCGCGAAGACGAGCAGGATGACCGCCGCGACGACAACCGCACGGATCGCCATCGAACGCCGCGCCTGCGCCGAAGCGCCCGTGGTGAGGCTGGCATAGATCGGCGCGCAGCCCGGCGGGTCGATCACCACGAAAAACGTAACCAGCGCGGAAATGAAAAGCTCAATCATGCCGCCCTATCCCCCAGTGACGTCATAACGAAAAAGACATGCGGGGGCGCGAACGGCGCCCCACGCACAAGAATCAAAGACCGGCCGGCGGCGCAAGACCGACGCGGCGATGCGCCGCGACCAGCGTGTTGCGCAGCAGGACCGCGATCGTCATCGGGCCAACGCCGCCCGGCACCGGGGTGATCGCCGAAGCCGCTTCGGCCGCGCTGGCATAATCGACATCACCGACAAGCCGCGTCTTGCCATCCTCGGCGGCGGGCACACGGTTGATGCCAACATCGATCACCGTGGCGCCGGGCTTGATCCAGTCGCCCTTCACCATTTCCGGGCGGCCTACAGCGGCCACGACGATATCGGCGCGGCGCACGACATCGGGCAGGTCCTTGGTGCGGCTATGCGCCACGGTCACGGTGCAGCTTTCCTGGAGCAGCAGCTGCGCCATCGGCTTGCCGACGATGTTCGAACGACCGATCACCACCGCGTTCAGCCCCGAAAGGCTGCCGAGCTTGTCCTTCAGCAGCATGAGGCAGCCAAGCGGGGTGCAGGGGACGAGCGCTTCCTCGCCCACGGCCAGCTTGCCCGCATTGACGACATGGAAACCGTCGACATCCTTCATCGGATCGATCGTCGCGATCACCGCTTTTTCATCGATCTGCGGGGGCAGTGGCAATTGGACGAGGATACCGTCGACCATGTCGTCGGCGTTGAGTGCCTCGACCACGGCAATCAGGTCGTCCTGGCTGACGCTTGCGGGCAGCTTGTGCTCGAAGCTCTGCATGCCGGCGGCCAGCGTCGCCTTGCCCTTGGAACGGACATAGACCTGGCTTGCCGGGTCTTCGCCGACCAGCACCACCGCCAGCCCGGGCGCGCGGCCCGATGCCTTGTGAAACGCGGGAACAGCCGCCCCCACGCGTTCGCGCAAACCGGCCGCGAAGGCCTTTCCGTCAATAATTTCTGCTGTCATGCGCATGCCCTGTACAGATTCCGGAGCGCCTGCGCCAGTTGCTGCAGCGTATCCGGGTGAGGAAGCGATGCCCCAGCGCAGGACAATCCCCCTCCTCAGAAAGCCCTCGAAATTCTCACTACAGCCCCTAGCGGATTTAGGGAGCGCGCCTGCGCCCATAATAATACCGTATGTTACAGGGGATAATCAGCGGGAAAGCCCCTTTCGTCATCGGCATGCGCCGAGAGGCTCGCTGATGGAAAACACCGTCAGATTGATCACCCCGCAGCGCCATGACGATGATCGCGGATGGTTCACCGAAACCTATTCCGAACCCGTTTTCAGCGCGATGGGGATCGATTGCCGCTTCGTACAGGACAATCATTCGTTGTCTTCGCCGCAATATACGCTGCGCGGGCTACATTTTCAGGCCCCACCCTATGCTCAGGCCAAGCTTGTGCGCTGCCTGCGTGGCACGATCTTCGACGTGGCAATTGATCTGCGGCAATCTTCTCCCTCCTATGGCCAGTGGGCCGGATATGAACTTTCAGCGGGAAATGGCCGCCAGCTTTTCATCCCGATCGGGTTTGCGCACGGGTTCGTGACGCTCGAAGCGGACTGCGAAGTGGCGTATAAATGCTCGGCAACCTATTCGCCCGAGCATGCCCACGGCCTCCACTGGGCCGATCCGGATATCGCCATAGCCTGGCCCATCCCCGACGGCGTCAAGCCGATCCTCAGCGAACGCGACGGCCGCCTGCCCCCGTTGGCCGAACTTGTCAGCCCCTTCACCTACGAACCCACCACGCTGGCAGCGTACAGTTAAGGAGAGAAGATGCGCATCTTCGTCACCGGCGGCGCCGGCTTTATCGGCTCAGCGCTGGTCCGGCACTTGATCGACCACACAAAGCACGAGTTGCTCAATTTCGACAAGCTGACCTATGCCGGATCGCTGTCGACCGTGGAGCGCGTTGCGGCCAACACCCGTTATCGCTTCGTGCAGGGCGACATTTGCGATGCCCCGGCCGTCGCCCATGCGCTCCGTCGATTCCAGCCGCAGATCGTGGTGCATCTGGCCGCCGAAAGTCATGTCGATCGTTCGATCGATGCGCCGGAGGCATTCATCCAGACCAATATCGTCGGCACCTATACGATGCTTTCGGAAGTCCAGAGTTACTGGCGCACGCTCGGTGCCGACGCGCGCGGCGCCTTCCGCTTTCATCACGTCTCGACCGACGAGGTTTTCGGATCGCTCGGCGAGGACGGCCTGTTTACCGAAACAAGCGCCTATGATCCGCGCTCACCCTATTCGGCGTCGAAAGCCGGTTCGGATCATCTCGTCAGCGCCTGGGGCCACACCCATGGCATGCCCGTGCTGATGACGCATTGTTCGAACAATTACGGCCCCTATCACCTTCCTGAAAAGCTCATCCCGCTGATGATCATCAAGGCGGTTTCGGGCGAGCCGATGCCGATTTACGGGCATGGCGGGCATGTACGCGACTGGCTGCATGTCGAGGATCATGTCCGCGCGCTTCAGGCGGTTTTCGAGCGCGGCATCCCCGGCCGAAGCTATAATATCGGCGGGAACAGCGAACAGCAGAATATCGAGGTCGTCCGCGCGGTTTGCGCGTTGCTCGACGAGATTCGGCCGAGGGTGGACGGCAAAAGCCATTCCGAGCAGATCACCCATGTCGACGATCGCCCCGGGCATGATGCGCGCTACGCGATCGATGCGTCGCGGATCAGGGAAGAACTGGGCTGGGTGCCGCAGGAAAGCTTTACGTCCGGCCTCAGAAAGACGGTTGAGTGGTATCTGCAGAACAGGGACTGGTGGGAACCGATCCTGGCCAGCCGGCAGATCGGCCACCGCCAGGGGCTGGCGGCCTGATGCAGGCCACGCGCGCCGTTCTGGTCACCGGCGCCGATGGGCAGCTTGGAACCGCATTGCAGCGGCTGACCTGGCCCGGTGGCTGGGAGATCGTCGCGACCAATCGCGCGGTGCTTGATTTGTGCGATACGCGGCAGATCACCGAGATCGTGGCATCGCGCGACTGGGCGGCGATCATCAATTGCGCGGCCTATACCCAGGTCGACAAGGCCGAGGATGACCGCGCAACCGCCTGGGCGGTAAACGCGCTTGCCCCGGCGGCTTTTGCGCAGGCCTGCGCCGCGACGGGAGCGCCGCTGATCCAGCTGTCGACCGATTATGTTTTTTCAGGCGACGGCGAAGGCCCCTGGGCCGAGGACGCACCGACCGCGCCGCTCAACGCTTACGGCGCCTCGAAACGCGACGCCGAACTGGCGATCCAAAGCTCGGGCGCGCGCCATGCGATCATCCGCACCAGCTGGCTGGTGAGCGGCCATGGCAAAAACTTTGTCACGACCATGCTGCGGCTCGGCCAGACCCAAGAGTCGGTCAGCGTCGTCGACGATCAGCACGGCACCCCCACCAGCGCAGCGGACTTGGCTCAGGCGCTCCAGACGGTCACCTTACGGCTTGCGAACGATCCGCATGCCCCCACGGGCATATTCCA is part of the Sphingomonas sp. C3-2 genome and harbors:
- the folD gene encoding bifunctional methylenetetrahydrofolate dehydrogenase/methenyltetrahydrofolate cyclohydrolase FolD: MTAEIIDGKAFAAGLRERVGAAVPAFHKASGRAPGLAVVLVGEDPASQVYVRSKGKATLAAGMQSFEHKLPASVSQDDLIAVVEALNADDMVDGILVQLPLPPQIDEKAVIATIDPMKDVDGFHVVNAGKLAVGEEALVPCTPLGCLMLLKDKLGSLSGLNAVVIGRSNIVGKPMAQLLLQESCTVTVAHSRTKDLPDVVRRADIVVAAVGRPEMVKGDWIKPGATVIDVGINRVPAAEDGKTRLVGDVDYASAAEAASAITPVPGGVGPMTIAVLLRNTLVAAHRRVGLAPPAGL
- a CDS encoding AcrB/AcrD/AcrF family protein — translated: MSISGAGAAWKRLLREDQWRLWTLLIWLGITIYMIVKFWGRIHWFALGDTDDNLRMMEVRAWLDGQGWYDLRQYRLNPPEGFNIHWSRLVDIPIAGIILAVKPLFGTAVAERAAIALAPLLPLGVVLLGLGAAVRRLVAPWSFPLVAMLLVLGAGSAAGMFTPARIDHHNWQLAMLAVIVAGLADSDRRHGGLTIGIGSALSLVIGLEMMPYLGLAGAAVVLRWIWDKAEAARLQTYAIALAGGSALGYLVFASYDNRMPRCDVLSPVWMSTMVLAGALLFVLARMRLESRGARLGASVVAAGILGAFFIGVWPHCLGRPEGVSDELQKSWLDNIREVRPVYRQEWRVMAQMLALPVIGMIGTLVAFWFNRRDRDRLMAWASVALLSSCGFAMMFFQSRAAPAAQLLAIPGGVALIWLVLPIVRGSRSFLIRVVGTVALVLIGSGNIVSGAIALMPKKAETAARVKVRKAGAACGTIPAMEPLDKFPRTVVMTMNDLGPRLITLTHHDAISGPYHRNGESILDLHHAFDGTPETARAVARKHGATLLLICPGFAEGTVYRARAPKGFYAGLEAGKVPDWLEPLPLPEHSPFKLWRIKD
- the rfbC gene encoding dTDP-4-dehydrorhamnose 3,5-epimerase, which encodes MENTVRLITPQRHDDDRGWFTETYSEPVFSAMGIDCRFVQDNHSLSSPQYTLRGLHFQAPPYAQAKLVRCLRGTIFDVAIDLRQSSPSYGQWAGYELSAGNGRQLFIPIGFAHGFVTLEADCEVAYKCSATYSPEHAHGLHWADPDIAIAWPIPDGVKPILSERDGRLPPLAELVSPFTYEPTTLAAYS
- a CDS encoding MarC family protein, whose product is MIELFISALVTFFVVIDPPGCAPIYASLTTGASAQARRSMAIRAVVVAAVILLVFALFGEKLLGALGISLDSFRIAGGIMLFLIALEMVFEKRTQRREERAKEVQASPEHEDVSVFPMAIPMLAGPGSIASVMLMMARSKGLEETLVVLGAMGVILVLSLFCLLAAGPLMRAVGPKVETVVTRLLGVILAALAAQFVIDGLKANFG
- the rfbD gene encoding dTDP-4-dehydrorhamnose reductase gives rise to the protein MQATRAVLVTGADGQLGTALQRLTWPGGWEIVATNRAVLDLCDTRQITEIVASRDWAAIINCAAYTQVDKAEDDRATAWAVNALAPAAFAQACAATGAPLIQLSTDYVFSGDGEGPWAEDAPTAPLNAYGASKRDAELAIQSSGARHAIIRTSWLVSGHGKNFVTTMLRLGQTQESVSVVDDQHGTPTSAADLAQALQTVTLRLANDPHAPTGIFHFSNAGAVSWAGFAEEIFRQSAARGGPSARVVPIGSSAFPALAHRPANSRLSHSAIGAAYAITPRDWQAALGDILDEIIGKTP
- the rfbB gene encoding dTDP-glucose 4,6-dehydratase, which gives rise to MRIFVTGGAGFIGSALVRHLIDHTKHELLNFDKLTYAGSLSTVERVAANTRYRFVQGDICDAPAVAHALRRFQPQIVVHLAAESHVDRSIDAPEAFIQTNIVGTYTMLSEVQSYWRTLGADARGAFRFHHVSTDEVFGSLGEDGLFTETSAYDPRSPYSASKAGSDHLVSAWGHTHGMPVLMTHCSNNYGPYHLPEKLIPLMIIKAVSGEPMPIYGHGGHVRDWLHVEDHVRALQAVFERGIPGRSYNIGGNSEQQNIEVVRAVCALLDEIRPRVDGKSHSEQITHVDDRPGHDARYAIDASRIREELGWVPQESFTSGLRKTVEWYLQNRDWWEPILASRQIGHRQGLAA